GCATCCACACCCTCATTCACTGCTTCGTGATGGTATCCCGCCACTTTGGTGAAAAGCAGGGCCTTAAACTGCTGCCCAAATGAGGTAAGTGACACCATGGAAAAAAGGACGAACATTATTGTAATTTTTCTTTGCATAATCTCTGACTTGTTTTGAGTTAATGGAGTTTTGAATAAATCCAACCTGGAAAAGGTACAGAAGTCGAAAATAATAAAAATATGAATGGTGATAGAATAAAACGGTAGCATTATCGGAGAATAACCAAATGATCCATTAACTATTGACATTTAGTTCCCTATCGCTTTTCTTCTTAAGGCCTTTTTCATACCCAAATGCATAGGTTAGTTTTGCCCTCTCTGATGAAAAAGAAGAATACAAAAACCATTGAAATTGAAATCATTAATTATGGAGCGTATAGCGAATGGGATCGTGTGAGCAATGAGCTCCCTAAATTTATGGCTCTGGCAAACACCGTAGATGCAGTAATTGGTGCTGAATTCGGAATGATCGTGGAGATCCGAAAGGCCAAAGGCCGATATCTTGATTTCTTGATAGAACACCCTCCATTTACGGATGAAACCGGTGCGGTAGAGCCTCCATTTAGGGGCACATTCCGGGTGAAGCACAACCCATTTCAGTTTTTCCTAGGGGACTCCATATGGGCACCGGTGGAGGATAAAAGAGGCCCATGGAAGCTCTCCATCTTACTGGAAGATGAAGTGATTATTTCTAAAACCATCATGATCACCTAAGGAATCAGAATTAACTCCCACAATTGATCGTGTGTAAAACCGTATTCATTCGAAAACATATTGATCATTATACGCTATCTGATAAGCCTGAAGGAAGCCAAGGTATTCCTCCCTAAACGTCTTATGACCATGGTGCTCTTCCTGGGTTTTGATATAGTTGATCACATTTTCCTTCTGGGACTGGCCAACGGTAAAGGCTCC
This Marinoscillum sp. 108 DNA region includes the following protein-coding sequences:
- a CDS encoding DUF3859 domain-containing protein is translated as MKKKNTKTIEIEIINYGAYSEWDRVSNELPKFMALANTVDAVIGAEFGMIVEIRKAKGRYLDFLIEHPPFTDETGAVEPPFRGTFRVKHNPFQFFLGDSIWAPVEDKRGPWKLSILLEDEVIISKTIMIT